From Coffea arabica cultivar ET-39 chromosome 10e, Coffea Arabica ET-39 HiFi, whole genome shotgun sequence, one genomic window encodes:
- the LOC113712631 gene encoding laccase-15-like, giving the protein MHIKQKRKIEESKFCLQKRPATEGTNILICDKGGRKSSVKEARYRRLCSSKEILTVNRKFPGPTLYAHRGDTVIVDVINKGSYNITLHWHGVKQPRNPWSDGPEYITQCPIRPGNRFRQKIIFSDEEGTLWWHAHNDFLRSTVHGAIIVYPRRGLPYPFPKPYAEVPIILGEWWKEEAMVVFEDFVRGGGQPKVSDAYTINGRPGDFYPCSKRGKFKLKVTYGKSYLLRIINAALDEILFFGIAKHKLTVVGTDASYTKPLTRDFITISPGQTLDCLLFADQKPDHYYMAARPYVSGINVTFSKTTTTGMVKYRGAGLHGRFSSSPPLIPYLPCFNDTSAAVNFSGSLKSLASKDYPVDVPLTVKKRFMSTVSVNTFPCPNKTCDGPNGTRLAASINNITFVTPSFDVLEAYYYGIRGVFGKNFPDRPPFVFNYTADYLPLELQRSKRGTEVKTIKYNSSVEIILQGTKLVAGIDHPMHLHGYSYYVVGWGLGNFNESKDPMNYNLVDPPRRNTIAVPKNGWTTIRFRADNPGVWLLHCHLERHIIWGMSTVLIVRDGKKPEERILPPPQDMPAC; this is encoded by the exons ATGCACATAAAGCAAAAACGAAAAATTGAAGAGTCAAAGTTTTGCCTTCAGAAGAGGCCAGCCACAGAAGGGACAAACATATTAATATGTGACAAAGGAGGGAGGAAGTCCTCG GTGAAAGAAGCTCGGTACAGAAGATTGTGCAGCTCAAAAGAGATACTAACTGTCAATAGAAAATTTCCTGGCCCGACATTGTATGCTCACAGAGGAGATACAGTCATTGTGGACGTTATCAACAAAGGAAGCTATAATATAACCCTTCACTG GCATGGAGTGAAACAGCCAAGGAATCCGTGGTCGGATGGCCCTGAATATATCACGCAATGTCCAATCAGGCCAGGCAATAGATTTCGGCAAAAGATCATATTTTCAGATGAGGAAGGAACTCTTTGGTGGCATGCACACAATGACTTTCTGCGATCCACCGTTCACGGAGCTATTATTGTCTATCCCCGCCGTGGTTTGCCCTATCCATTTCCTAAGCCTTATGCAGAAGTCCCTATCATATTAG GAGAGTGGTGGAAGGAAGAAGCAATGGTAGTGTTTGAGGATTTTGTTAGAGGAGGAGGCCAGCCAAAAGTTTCTGATGCCTATACCATAAATGGTCGGCCTGGGGACTTCTATCCATGTTCCAAACGTG GAAAATTTAAGCTAAAGGTCACGTACGGGAAGTCTTATCTTCTTCGGATAATCAATGCCGCCCTGGATgaaattcttttctttggtATAGCAAAGCACAAACTCACTGTTGTTGGCACTGATGCTAGTTACACAAAACCATTGACAAGGGATTTCATCACAATAAGCCCTGGCCAAACCCTGGATTGCCTGCTCTTTGCAGACCAAAAACCAGATCACTATTACATGGCTGCAAGGCCATACGTGAGTGGCATTAATGTCACTTTTAGTAAAACAACCACCACAGGAATGGTAAAGTACAGAGGAGCAGGACTTCACGGTCGATTTTCTTCGTCGCCGCCCCTAATTCCATACCTTCCTTGCTTCAACGACACCTCCGCGGCTGTAAATTTCAGTGGAAGCCTAAAAAGCTTGGCAAGCAAAGACTATCCAGTTGATGTCCCATTGACAGTGAAAAAAAGATTCATGTCAACTGTCTCAGTCAACACATTCCCGTGCCCAAATAAAACGTGCGACGGACCCAATGGTACTAGATTGGCAGCTAGTATCAACAACATAACATTTGTTACCCCATCATTCGATGTACTTGAGGCATATTACTATGGCATTCGAGGAGtttttgggaaaaattttcctGATCGTCCTCCGTTTGTGTTCAATTATACAGCTGATTACCTCCCTTTGGAGTTACAGAGATCAAAAAGAGGGACAGAagttaaaacaatcaaatacaATTCTTCAGTGGAGATAATTCTTCAGGGAACAAAATTAGTCGCTGGAATAGATCATCCAATGCATCTTCATGGATATAGCTATTACGTAGTTGGCTGGGGATTGGGGAACTTTAATGAATCAAAGGATCCTATGAACTATAATCTTGTTGACCCTCCGCGGCGTAATACCATTGCTGTCCCCAAAAATGGCTGGACCACCATCAGATTCCGAGCAGACAACCCTG GGGTTTGGCTACTGCACTGTCATCTTGAACGTCACATAATATGGGGAATGAGTACTGTTTTGATCGTCAGAGATGGGAAGAAACCTGAAGAACGAATTTTGCCACCTCCACAGGACATGCCAGCATGTTGA
- the LOC113712632 gene encoding probable LL-diaminopimelate aminotransferase, chloroplastic gives MHCIQHNPSTTSLSSSASSIHGQNKFSDIRTQSISVRGRDGGRSMIKCIATSSSEKTAYKTQVSRNENLAKLQAGYLFPEIARRRAAHLLKYPDAHVISLGIGDTTEPIPQVITTAMAERSRALSTVKGYSGYGAEQGEKPLRAAIASNFYADVGIEEDDIFVSDGAKSDISRLQVLFGSKVTMAVQDPSYPAYVDSSVIMGQTGQFQKDVEKYGKIEYMRCNPENGFFPDLSKVFRTDIIFFCSPNNPTGSAASREQLIKLVQFAKDNGSIIVYDSAYAMYVSENKPRSIFEIPGAKEVAIEVSSFSKYAGFTGVRLGWTVIPKELLYSDGFPVAKDFNRIVCTAFNGASNIAQAGGLACLSPEGIKAMQDVVGFYKENTQIIMDTFNSLGFKVYGGTNAPYVWVHFPGQSSWDVFNEILEKTHVVTTPGSGFGPGGEGFIRVSAFGNRNNVLEACSRFKQLYK, from the exons atgCATTGTATTCAGCACAATCCTTCTACCACATCACTTTCTTCCTCTGCTTCATCTATACATGGCCAGAATAAATTTAGCGATATCAG GACTCAGAGCATTTCAGTTCGGGGGAGAGATGGTGGTAGGAGTATGATTAAGTGCATTGCAACTTCTTCATCTGAGAAAACTG CTTACAAAACACAGGTTTCTCGTAATGAAAACCTCGCTAAACTCCAAGCTGGTTATTTGTTTCCAGAG ATTGCTAGAAGGAGGGCTGCACATTTGTTAAAGTACCCTGATGCCCACGTGATCAGCCTTGGGATTGGTGACACCACAGAGCCCATTCCACAAGTGATAACAACAGCCATGGCTGAG AGGTCACGTGCATTGTCAACAGTTAAAGGTTATAGTGGTTATGGAGCTGAACAAGGTGAAAAA CCATTGAGAGCTGCAATTGCTTCAAATTTTTATGCAGATGTTGGCATTGAGGAAGACGACATATTTGTGTCAGATGGTGCAAAAAGTGATATATCTCGTCTCCAG GTCCTTTTTGGGTCTAAGGTTACCATGGCTGTCCAAGACCCCTCATACCCG GCCTATGTGGATTCAAGTGTTATTATGGGCCAAACTGGACAATTTCAAAAGGATGTTGAGAAGTACGGAAAGATCGAGTACATGAGGTGCAATCCAGAAAATGGTTTCTTTCCTGATTTGTCCAAGGTTTTTCGCACAGACATCATATTTTTTTGTTCGCCAAACAATCCAACTGGTTCTGCTGCATCAAGGGAGCAACTAATTAAATTGGTACAGTTCGCAAAGGACAACGGATCCATCATAGTTTATGATTCTGCATATGCGATGTATGTCTCTGAAAACAAACCACGATCCATTTTTGAGATTCCTGGAGCTAAAGAA GTTGCAATTGAAGTTTCCTCGTTCTCCAAATATGCTGGTTTCACTGGAGTACGTTTAGGATGGACTGTTATTCCTAAAGAGCTCTTATATTCGGATGGGTTTCCTGTGGCCAAGGACTTTAACCGCATTGTATGTACTGCTTTCAATGGTGCTTCCAACATTGCTCAAGCTGGTGGTTTGGCATGCCTTTCACCTGAAGGCATCAAG GCCATGCAAGATGTGGTTGGTTTCTACAAGGAAAATACTCAGATCATAATGGACACGTTCAATTCCCTTGGATTTAAGGTTTATGGAGGGACAAATGCCCCATATGTCTGGGTACATTTTCCTGGACAAAGTTCCTGGGACGTATTCAATGAAATTCTGGAGAAAACCCATGTAGTGACTACTCCAGGTAGTGGATTTGGACCTGGTGGTGAAGGTTTCATTAGGGTGAGTGCCTTTGGAAACAGGAACAATGTATTGGAAGCCTGTAGCAGATTCAAGCAGCTTTACAAGTGA